The Exiguobacterium acetylicum genome includes a window with the following:
- a CDS encoding MBOAT family O-acyltransferase, with protein MLFSSTIFLFLFLPTVLLVYYLLPRSFRNGWLLVTSLFFYAFGEPRFALLMLLSVTINYFFALFVDLYRHRIGVKWIMFSMIAVNLGLLGWFKYSGFFVRSVNETLGLGWFVPEVVLPLGISFYTFHAMSYVIDIYKGKEAVQKNPLDLALYIAFFPQLVAGPIVRYNTIASQIESREETVSDFARGVRRFTIGLAKKLILANGCGQVADAIFNMKDLSMGLAWIGIIAYALQIYFDFSGYSDMAIGLALMFGFHFLENFNYPYISKSVSEFWRRWHISLGSWFRDYVYIPLGGNRVSPWRQYRNLAIVWMLTGLWHGASWTFVAWGAYYGIWIMLEKAFLGKWLEKMPVVSTIWTLVLVLVGWVFFRSETFPEAVTYIQAMFVPDVIWDERASYQLVQNGVLLLVACIAATPIPKIIGERLVVSLGKIGTTMQYGYAMLMLFLATSALVASTFNPFIYFRF; from the coding sequence ATGCTATTTAGTTCGACGATATTCTTATTTCTATTCTTACCGACTGTCTTGCTCGTCTATTACCTACTGCCACGTAGCTTCCGAAATGGCTGGTTACTCGTGACGAGTCTGTTCTTCTACGCATTCGGGGAACCTCGATTTGCATTGCTGATGTTACTGAGCGTCACGATCAACTACTTTTTCGCTTTGTTCGTCGACCTGTATCGACACCGAATTGGCGTCAAATGGATCATGTTCAGTATGATCGCTGTTAATTTAGGGTTACTCGGCTGGTTCAAGTACAGCGGATTTTTTGTTCGTTCAGTCAACGAGACACTTGGGTTAGGGTGGTTCGTACCGGAAGTCGTCTTGCCACTCGGTATCTCGTTCTATACGTTCCATGCGATGAGTTATGTCATCGATATCTATAAAGGGAAGGAAGCGGTGCAAAAGAATCCGCTTGACCTTGCCCTTTATATCGCGTTCTTCCCTCAACTCGTCGCGGGACCAATCGTTCGCTACAACACGATCGCGAGCCAAATTGAGTCACGAGAAGAGACGGTTTCCGATTTTGCCCGAGGAGTTCGTCGATTTACGATTGGTTTAGCTAAAAAACTGATTCTTGCCAACGGGTGTGGTCAGGTCGCAGATGCCATCTTTAACATGAAGGATCTCTCAATGGGACTTGCTTGGATTGGCATCATTGCCTACGCCTTACAAATCTATTTTGATTTTTCAGGATACAGCGACATGGCGATTGGACTAGCTTTGATGTTCGGATTCCATTTTCTTGAGAATTTTAATTATCCCTACATCTCTAAGTCTGTTTCTGAGTTTTGGCGTCGTTGGCACATCTCGCTCGGGTCTTGGTTCCGGGATTATGTCTATATCCCGCTTGGAGGAAATCGCGTTTCACCGTGGCGACAGTATCGTAACTTAGCGATTGTTTGGATGTTGACGGGACTTTGGCATGGTGCAAGTTGGACGTTCGTTGCGTGGGGAGCTTATTACGGAATCTGGATCATGCTTGAGAAAGCATTTCTCGGGAAATGGTTGGAGAAAATGCCGGTCGTCTCGACCATTTGGACACTCGTACTCGTCTTAGTCGGGTGGGTGTTCTTCCGTTCAGAAACATTCCCAGAAGCTGTCACTTATATTCAAGCAATGTTCGTACCAGATGTGATCTGGGATGAGCGCGCAAGCTACCAGCTTGTGCAAAATGGTGTTCTACTCCTTGTCGCGTGTATCGCAGCGACACCAATTCCGAAAATAATTGGAGAACGGTTAGTCGTCTCACTCGGAAAAATCGGGACGACAATGCAGTATGGGTACGCGATGTTGATGCTGTTCCTTGCGACATCAGCACTGGTTGCAAGTACGTTTAACCCCTTCATTTATTTCCGCTTCTAA
- a CDS encoding DHHW family protein → MAQPLETKNKQEQQRATSFERIMMWVTTISFLLVLLTIGIGTIVREDRVRSQLENRTLAQSVEPTIEGIATGKDMLKMETYFTDQLLLRGTFVEMQALLSKDVFRQPFRNGIYTAKNGYMIEPSASTQVQVPSAFQQFVQEVDRPVYMALAPSKTVIAERDQLIPSYVASNARTRYAGMIRDFKAAGMTNLSLDQLQLTDYFKTDHHWNIDGAASAYQTITKGMDLQAVMPSNANRKEDEHAYYGSLARKTTLAYATSSDQLAYYEPAFFKGIDVCYDGACDRPVIDESFVEQEGDYVDRYEVFLRGNHGIMSMKEQTKNERPTILVLKDSFANPVLPFLAKSANLEVVDVRYVPKSFDVSQFAKQKQVDSVLFLHNSNIAGLMKTYENTL, encoded by the coding sequence ATGGCACAGCCACTTGAAACAAAAAATAAACAGGAACAACAACGGGCGACTTCTTTTGAACGGATCATGATGTGGGTGACGACGATTAGTTTTCTACTCGTCTTGTTAACGATTGGGATCGGAACAATCGTCCGAGAGGACCGTGTACGTTCACAGCTAGAAAATCGTACACTCGCCCAATCGGTCGAACCGACAATCGAAGGAATCGCTACCGGAAAAGACATGTTGAAAATGGAGACGTATTTCACGGATCAACTGCTCTTGCGAGGTACATTCGTTGAAATGCAGGCATTGTTATCAAAAGATGTCTTCCGGCAACCGTTTCGAAACGGAATCTATACAGCTAAAAATGGTTATATGATTGAACCAAGTGCCTCAACACAAGTCCAGGTTCCAAGCGCCTTTCAACAATTCGTTCAAGAAGTCGATCGTCCTGTCTATATGGCGCTAGCTCCATCAAAGACGGTCATTGCTGAACGCGATCAGTTGATTCCATCGTATGTTGCTTCGAACGCGCGTACACGATATGCAGGAATGATTCGTGATTTCAAGGCTGCGGGGATGACGAATTTGTCACTTGATCAACTACAATTAACGGACTACTTCAAGACGGACCATCACTGGAATATTGATGGAGCGGCGTCCGCGTATCAGACGATTACGAAAGGTATGGATTTACAGGCAGTCATGCCATCAAATGCAAATCGTAAAGAGGATGAACATGCGTATTATGGCTCGTTGGCACGAAAGACGACGCTTGCGTACGCAACGTCTAGTGATCAGTTAGCCTATTATGAACCAGCATTTTTCAAAGGAATCGATGTCTGTTATGACGGTGCATGCGATCGTCCAGTCATCGATGAATCCTTCGTCGAGCAAGAGGGAGATTACGTCGATCGGTATGAAGTGTTCTTACGCGGGAACCATGGCATCATGTCGATGAAGGAGCAGACGAAGAACGAGCGACCGACGATTCTCGTCTTAAAGGATTCGTTCGCGAATCCAGTCTTACCGTTTCTTGCTAAAAGTGCCAACCTAGAAGTCGTCGACGTACGCTACGTACCAAAATCTTTTGATGTGTCGCAGTTTGCTAAACAAAAACAAGTCGACTCCGTGCTGTTCCTGCATAACTCGAACATTGCTGGATTGATGAAGACGTATGAAAACACACTATGA